The following are from one region of the Eubacterium sp. MSJ-33 genome:
- a CDS encoding LCP family protein, protein MSRKKAGMSANAKWGIAFLIEIVVMFFMVVGYIFFYANRKLDNINRPENWDDSKENLDINEDANEAQKGFRTIALFGIDSRSTSSMAEGNRSDSIIIASINNDTKEVKLASVYRDSLLQVDYEGGITTKITHAYAYGGPEMAVRALNANLDLEVTDFVTVNFSALAQAIDDLGGITIDVRDAELEMLNACIGEQISISGKYSDGVFSSGSQLLNGTQATAWARIRSTDQGDITRTERQRTVIAKMIQKAKSSNLSTVNDIIDDVFPNIYTSLTKKELMSLAKDMFDYNLGDTIGFPMAYTPVTTEAKGAVLVPADLTTNVSALHEFLFGTTDYEPSSNVQSISSALQSETGVGAQEIDMNIFNPPSE, encoded by the coding sequence ATGAGCAGAAAAAAGGCAGGGATGAGTGCAAATGCCAAATGGGGAATTGCATTTTTGATCGAGATTGTTGTTATGTTTTTTATGGTAGTTGGCTATATTTTCTTCTATGCAAATCGAAAATTAGACAACATCAACCGTCCGGAAAATTGGGATGATAGTAAAGAAAATCTGGATATAAATGAGGATGCGAATGAAGCCCAGAAAGGCTTCCGTACGATTGCATTATTTGGTATTGATTCCAGAAGCACTAGTTCAATGGCAGAAGGAAATCGAAGCGATTCTATTATCATTGCAAGTATCAACAATGATACAAAGGAAGTAAAGCTTGCTTCTGTATATCGTGATTCTCTGCTTCAAGTTGATTATGAAGGCGGAATTACAACGAAAATCACACATGCCTATGCATATGGCGGACCGGAGATGGCAGTACGAGCATTGAATGCAAATCTGGATCTGGAGGTAACAGATTTTGTAACGGTCAACTTCTCAGCATTGGCACAGGCAATTGATGATCTGGGAGGGATTACTATTGATGTACGGGATGCAGAGCTTGAGATGTTGAATGCATGTATCGGAGAACAAATTAGCATATCGGGCAAATATTCGGATGGTGTATTCTCTTCCGGGTCACAGCTGCTAAACGGTACTCAGGCAACTGCATGGGCACGTATTCGTAGCACGGATCAGGGAGATATCACCCGAACAGAGAGACAGAGAACTGTGATTGCAAAGATGATTCAGAAGGCAAAAAGCTCCAATCTGTCAACGGTTAATGATATCATTGACGATGTGTTCCCGAACATTTATACAAGTTTAACAAAGAAAGAACTGATGAGTCTGGCAAAGGACATGTTTGATTATAACCTCGGAGATACGATAGGATTCCCGATGGCGTATACGCCGGTTACAACAGAAGCAAAGGGAGCAGTGCTTGTTCCGGCAGATTTGACAACGAATGTATCTGCGCTGCATGAGTTCCTGTTTGGAACGACCGATTATGAGCCGTCATCGAATGTACAGAGTATTAGTTCTGCTTTGCAGAGTGAGACAGGCGTTGGGGCGCAGGAGATTGATATGAATATTTTCAATCCGCCATCAGAATAA